Proteins found in one Patescibacteria group bacterium genomic segment:
- the dnaK gene encoding molecular chaperone DnaK: MSKVLGIDLGTSISKMATILAGEPKCIESREGSILIPSIVALAKNGERLVGILAKRQAITNPKNTIFAVKRFIGRRHSDPEVQKELKRLPYETRARADGGVEIKMGDKWHTAIEISSMILQKIKLDAEEKLGEKVETAVITCPANFDDSQRKTTKTAGEIAGFKVLRVINEPTAAALTYGLGKKKPEKVVVYDFGGGTFDVTILNVAPDTVEVLATGGEAHLGGNDFDQRIIDWIVGQFKKDQGIDLSKDPLALQRLKEAAENAKIELSSAIETEINLPFISSDTSGPKHLYYKLKRAQLENQTRDLVERSIERVKKTLKEAKLSKDDIDEVILVGGTTLTPAVREAVKNFFGKEPNKTINPEEVVAMGAAIQGEILRAKEEGRAPEGEIKSVLLLDVLPLSLGIETLGGINTAMISKNTTIPTAKTQIFSTAADSQTSVEVNVLQGERSMATNNRSLGRFILDGIPPAPRGIPQVEVKFDIDANGILTVTAKDKGTSRSQSIRIEGSIGLSKEEIEKMKKEAELHAKEDRKKRELSEAKNLADNLIYTTERTLKEAGDKISSETKKEVEEKVKDLKGVKEGDNIEEIKNKTQELSQAIQKIGAEMYKKASPEKPKEKPKEDEPTAEEGEFKEK; this comes from the coding sequence ATGAGTAAAGTACTAGGTATTGATTTAGGGACCTCAATTTCAAAGATGGCCACCATCTTAGCAGGTGAGCCAAAATGTATAGAAAGTAGAGAGGGTTCAATTCTGATACCCTCAATTGTGGCATTGGCAAAAAATGGAGAAAGGCTTGTTGGGATTTTAGCCAAAAGGCAAGCAATTACCAATCCCAAAAATACTATTTTCGCAGTAAAAAGGTTTATTGGTAGAAGACACTCTGACCCCGAAGTTCAAAAAGAGCTAAAACGCTTACCCTACGAGACAAGAGCAAGGGCAGATGGTGGGGTTGAGATAAAAATGGGTGATAAATGGCACACAGCGATTGAAATTTCCTCAATGATTTTACAAAAAATAAAATTAGATGCAGAAGAAAAATTAGGCGAGAAAGTGGAAACAGCTGTTATTACTTGTCCAGCAAATTTCGATGACTCCCAAAGAAAAACAACTAAAACAGCCGGAGAAATTGCCGGATTTAAAGTTTTGAGAGTTATTAATGAGCCTACGGCAGCTGCTCTGACTTATGGATTGGGAAAGAAAAAGCCAGAAAAAGTTGTTGTTTATGACTTTGGAGGAGGAACTTTTGATGTGACAATTTTGAATGTGGCTCCAGATACAGTTGAAGTTTTAGCTACCGGCGGAGAGGCTCATTTAGGGGGAAATGACTTTGACCAGAGAATAATTGACTGGATAGTTGGGCAATTTAAAAAAGATCAAGGAATTGATTTATCAAAAGACCCCTTGGCTTTACAAAGATTAAAAGAGGCAGCCGAAAATGCGAAAATAGAATTATCTTCGGCAATAGAAACAGAAATTAACCTCCCATTTATTTCCTCAGATACTTCGGGGCCAAAGCATTTGTATTATAAATTGAAAAGGGCTCAGCTGGAGAACCAGACCCGAGATTTGGTTGAAAGATCAATTGAAAGAGTGAAAAAAACCTTAAAAGAGGCAAAATTAAGTAAAGACGACATCGATGAAGTTATTTTGGTTGGAGGTACAACTTTAACTCCAGCTGTTAGAGAGGCGGTTAAGAATTTTTTTGGCAAAGAGCCTAACAAAACTATTAATCCTGAAGAAGTAGTGGCAATGGGAGCAGCTATTCAGGGAGAGATTTTGAGAGCAAAGGAAGAGGGAAGAGCGCCAGAAGGAGAAATAAAGAGTGTTCTTTTGTTGGATGTTTTACCGCTTTCTCTTGGAATTGAGACCTTGGGTGGAATAAATACAGCCATGATTTCCAAAAATACCACTATTCCTACAGCAAAAACTCAAATATTTTCAACTGCAGCTGATAGTCAGACATCGGTTGAAGTAAATGTTTTGCAAGGGGAAAGGTCAATGGCAACTAATAATAGGTCATTGGGAAGGTTTATTTTAGATGGAATTCCGCCTGCTCCAAGAGGAATTCCCCAAGTTGAAGTGAAATTTGATATTGATGCTAATGGAATTTTAACTGTTACAGCCAAAGATAAGGGAACCTCTCGCTCTCAGTCGATTAGAATTGAGGGATCAATAGGTTTATCAAAAGAAGAGATAGAGAAAATGAAAAAAGAAGCAGAATTACATGCAAAAGAAGATCGTAAAAAGCGAGAATTAAGCGAAGCTAAAAACTTGGCTGATAATTTAATCTATACCACCGAAAGGACCCTGAAAGAGGCCGGAGATAAAATTTCTTCAGAGACAAAAAAGGAAGTTGAGGAAAAAGTTAAAGATTTGAAAGGAGTAAAAGAAGGTGATAATATAGAGGAAATAAAAAATAAGACCCAAGAATTATCTCAGGCAATTCAAAAAATTGGAGCTGAGATGTACAAAAAAGCCAGCCCTGAAAAACCGAAAGAAAAACCAAAAGAAGATGAACCTACAGCTGAGGAAGGAGAATTTAAAGAAAAATAA
- a CDS encoding trypsin-like peptidase domain-containing protein, with product MKISQIIEQNKKPIILVALYIPGEKNQGKVSIRGTGFIVSHDGKFLTCWHVYKNIPENELRYLEVSVPGKTDEKGITHYDRYKVKLLDKDEENDLALMQIISDKNNFETIEGFGDSESVKEGDEVVFIGYPLATVLLGMKFGITMNTNHCIISSVKRRGKDGSLHFFMIDTHINKGSSGSPVFSLDSGKVIGVTSGRISQRASLPSGKKFDIPANMGICRPTNYAVDLINK from the coding sequence ATGAAAATCAGTCAAATTATAGAACAAAATAAAAAACCAATTATTTTAGTGGCCCTCTATATACCTGGAGAGAAAAATCAAGGCAAAGTAAGTATTAGAGGGACTGGTTTTATAGTTTCTCATGATGGTAAATTTTTAACTTGTTGGCATGTATATAAAAACATTCCTGAAAACGAACTTCGTTATCTGGAGGTTTCAGTGCCGGGTAAAACCGATGAAAAAGGGATAACGCATTATGACAGATACAAAGTGAAATTATTAGACAAAGACGAAGAGAACGATTTAGCTTTAATGCAAATAATTTCCGATAAGAATAATTTTGAAACAATTGAAGGATTCGGTGATTCAGAATCAGTTAAAGAAGGGGATGAGGTTGTTTTTATAGGATATCCTTTGGCTACAGTACTATTAGGTATGAAATTTGGGATTACAATGAACACAAACCACTGTATTATTAGTTCAGTGAAGAGACGTGGCAAAGATGGCTCGCTACATTTCTTTATGATCGATACTCACATTAATAAAGGCTCAAGTGGTTCACCAGTATTTTCCCTGGATAGCGGAAAAGTTATAGGGGTAACAAGTGGTAGGATATCTCAACGGGCTTCGTTACCTAGTGGAAAAAAGTTTGATATTCCAGCAAATATGGGAATTTGTAGACCTACTAACTACGCTGTTGATTTGATTAATAAATAA
- a CDS encoding nucleotide exchange factor GrpE — protein sequence MKEEKKKLGVKNKEKKRLNIEDFKKQLKECQKLKNEYLASWQRTRADFLNYKKEEIERVSEMLKYTNIDLILKILSILDNFEIVEKKIPANLKNDENVKGLLQIKAQIKDFLKSQGVEEIKTIGQKFDPNFQEIVEEVEIKDKDSGIVIEEVQKGYLLHGKVLRPAKVKIVK from the coding sequence ATGAAAGAGGAAAAGAAGAAACTAGGCGTTAAAAATAAAGAAAAAAAGAGGTTAAATATTGAAGATTTTAAAAAACAGCTTAAAGAATGTCAAAAATTAAAAAATGAATATTTAGCTAGTTGGCAGAGAACTAGGGCTGACTTTTTGAATTACAAAAAAGAAGAGATAGAGAGAGTTTCAGAAATGTTAAAATATACCAATATAGATTTAATTTTAAAAATCCTGTCAATTTTAGATAATTTTGAAATAGTTGAAAAAAAGATACCGGCAAATTTAAAAAATGATGAGAATGTAAAAGGATTATTGCAAATTAAGGCCCAAATTAAAGATTTTTTAAAAAGTCAGGGAGTAGAAGAAATAAAAACAATTGGGCAAAAATTTGACCCAAATTTCCAGGAAATAGTTGAAGAAGTTGAAATAAAAGACAAAGATTCAGGAATTGTCATTGAAGAAGTTCAAAAAGGCTATTTGTTACACGGCAAGGTCTTGAGACCAGCTAAGGTAAAAATAGTTAAATAA